A DNA window from Alligator mississippiensis isolate rAllMis1 chromosome 11, rAllMis1, whole genome shotgun sequence contains the following coding sequences:
- the LOC102562781 gene encoding zinc finger protein 436 isoform X5 yields MSESEEDPQQEDSEHVALHGEAPGRNKGAVLQSLELGGDCESQARAGRQQENQLEKRSESPHKSRVKTIRKTPPKRLPTGDRADTGSDPWGSFHCRATLHLHPSPDMGERTNKCLDCGKSFSKGSAFNLHQRIHLGQKPYKCGECGIGFTQSHHFLSHQRVHTGERPYTCPDCGKNFGQSSHLAIHQRIHTGEKPYACPTCGKRFGNRSHFITHQRSHAGEKPYRCPTCGKSFGRHSHLLLHQRTHTGERPYKCPDCRKGFSDKSHFNTHQRIHTGERPHACPSCGKCFGDRSHYNKHQRIHTGEKPYQCPECGKHFRCRSDLVIHQRIHTGEKPYPCPDCGKGFSQNSHLISHQRIHTGERPYKCPECGRGFTQSPHLISHQRTHAGVKPHKCPDGKWVK; encoded by the coding sequence ATGAGTGAGAGCGAGGAGGATCCCCAGCAAGAAGACTCTGAGCATGTAGCACTGCATGGAGAAGCACCAGGAAGGAACAAAGGGGCTGTTTTGCAGAGCCTGGAGCTCGGAGGAGACTGTGAGAGTCAGGCTAgggcaggaagacagcaggaAAACCAGCTGGAGAAAAGGAGTGAATCCCCTCACAAGAGCAGAGTCAAAACAATCAGAAAGACTCCTCCGAAAAGACTGCCCACTGGGGATAGAGCTGACACCGGCAGTGACCCATGGGGAAGCTTTCACTGTAGGGCCACGCTTCATCTTCACCCAAGCCCTGACATGGGGGAGAGGACCAACAAGTGCCtggactgtgggaagagcttcagcaaGGGCTCAGCTTTCAACCTTCACCAGAGAATCCACCTGGGGCAGAAACCCTACAAGTGCGGTGAATGCGGGATTGGCTTCACGCAGAGCCACCACTTCCTCTCCCACCAgcgtgtccacacaggggagaggcccTACACCTGCCCCGATTGTGGGAAGAACTTTGGCCAAAGCTCCCACCTGGCAAtccaccagcgcatccacacgggTGAGAAGCCATACGCCTGCCCCACCTGCGGAAAGCGCTTTGGCAACCGCTCACACTTCATCACCCACCAGCGTTCACACGCGGGGGAGAAGCCGTACCGATGCCCCacctgtgggaagagctttgggCGGCACTCCCACCTCCTCCTACACCAGCGCACACACACCGGGGAAAGGCCCTACAAGTGCCCAGACTGCAGGAAGGGCTTCAGCGACAAATCCCACTTCAATACACACCAACGTATCCACACAGGTGAGCGGCCCCATGCCTGCCCAAGCTGTGGCAAGTGCTTCGGTGACCGTTCGCACTACAacaagcaccagcgcatccacacaggtgAGAAGCCCTACCAGTGCCCTGAGTGCGGGAAGCACTTCCGCTGCCGCTCAGACCTGGTTATCCATCAAcgcatccacacgggggagaagccctaCCCATGCCCTGACTGCGGGAAGGGCTTCAGCCAGAACTCGCACCTGATTTcccaccagcgcatccacacggggGAGCGGCCCTACAAGTGTCCTGAGTGTGGGAGAGGCTTCACACAGAGCCCACACCTCATCTCACATCAGAGGACCCATGCAGGAGTGAAACCCCACAAGTGTCCTGATGGCAAGTGGGTGAAGTGA
- the LOC102562781 gene encoding zinc finger protein 436 isoform X4, whose protein sequence is MGLWRTYSSGFLISKPSLISRLEQGEELWVQAWQNYKEREIPGDSGSGDDLMSESEEDPQQEDSEHVALHGEAPGRNKGAVLQSLELGGDCESQARAGRQQENQLEKRSESPHKSRVKTIRKTPPKRLPTGDRADTGSDPWGSFHCRATLHLHPSPDMGERTNKCLDCGKSFSKGSAFNLHQRIHLGQKPYKCGECGIGFTQSHHFLSHQRVHTGERPYTCPDCGKNFGQSSHLAIHQRIHTGEKPYACPTCGKRFGNRSHFITHQRSHAGEKPYRCPTCGKSFGRHSHLLLHQRTHTGERPYKCPDCRKGFSDKSHFNTHQRIHTGERPHACPSCGKCFGDRSHYNKHQRIHTGEKPYQCPECGKHFRCRSDLVIHQRIHTGEKPYPCPDCGKGFSQNSHLISHQRIHTGERPYKCPECGRGFTQSPHLISHQRTHAGVKPHKCPDGKWVK, encoded by the exons ATGGGATTGTGGAGGACTTACAGCTCAG GATTTCTGATTTCCAAGCCCAGCCTGATCTCCCGACTGGAGCAAGGGGAGGAGCTGTGGGTCCAGGCCTGGCAGAACTACAAGGAAAGGGAGATCCCAGGAGACTCCGGCTCAG GTGATGATCTGATGAGTGAGAGCGAGGAGGATCCCCAGCAAGAAGACTCTGAGCATGTAGCACTGCATGGAGAAGCACCAGGAAGGAACAAAGGGGCTGTTTTGCAGAGCCTGGAGCTCGGAGGAGACTGTGAGAGTCAGGCTAgggcaggaagacagcaggaAAACCAGCTGGAGAAAAGGAGTGAATCCCCTCACAAGAGCAGAGTCAAAACAATCAGAAAGACTCCTCCGAAAAGACTGCCCACTGGGGATAGAGCTGACACCGGCAGTGACCCATGGGGAAGCTTTCACTGTAGGGCCACGCTTCATCTTCACCCAAGCCCTGACATGGGGGAGAGGACCAACAAGTGCCtggactgtgggaagagcttcagcaaGGGCTCAGCTTTCAACCTTCACCAGAGAATCCACCTGGGGCAGAAACCCTACAAGTGCGGTGAATGCGGGATTGGCTTCACGCAGAGCCACCACTTCCTCTCCCACCAgcgtgtccacacaggggagaggcccTACACCTGCCCCGATTGTGGGAAGAACTTTGGCCAAAGCTCCCACCTGGCAAtccaccagcgcatccacacgggTGAGAAGCCATACGCCTGCCCCACCTGCGGAAAGCGCTTTGGCAACCGCTCACACTTCATCACCCACCAGCGTTCACACGCGGGGGAGAAGCCGTACCGATGCCCCacctgtgggaagagctttgggCGGCACTCCCACCTCCTCCTACACCAGCGCACACACACCGGGGAAAGGCCCTACAAGTGCCCAGACTGCAGGAAGGGCTTCAGCGACAAATCCCACTTCAATACACACCAACGTATCCACACAGGTGAGCGGCCCCATGCCTGCCCAAGCTGTGGCAAGTGCTTCGGTGACCGTTCGCACTACAacaagcaccagcgcatccacacaggtgAGAAGCCCTACCAGTGCCCTGAGTGCGGGAAGCACTTCCGCTGCCGCTCAGACCTGGTTATCCATCAAcgcatccacacgggggagaagccctaCCCATGCCCTGACTGCGGGAAGGGCTTCAGCCAGAACTCGCACCTGATTTcccaccagcgcatccacacggggGAGCGGCCCTACAAGTGTCCTGAGTGTGGGAGAGGCTTCACACAGAGCCCACACCTCATCTCACATCAGAGGACCCATGCAGGAGTGAAACCCCACAAGTGTCCTGATGGCAAGTGGGTGAAGTGA
- the LOC102562781 gene encoding zinc finger protein 436 isoform X1, with protein sequence MGGMDEFLLQFSASWDCGGLTAQVRTRKELVWIGYSDSRCSNNPRLSEQDSHLFPCPQAGFLISKPSLISRLEQGEELWVQAWQNYKEREIPGDSGSGDDLMSESEEDPQQEDSEHVALHGEAPGRNKGAVLQSLELGGDCESQARAGRQQENQLEKRSESPHKSRVKTIRKTPPKRLPTGDRADTGSDPWGSFHCRATLHLHPSPDMGERTNKCLDCGKSFSKGSAFNLHQRIHLGQKPYKCGECGIGFTQSHHFLSHQRVHTGERPYTCPDCGKNFGQSSHLAIHQRIHTGEKPYACPTCGKRFGNRSHFITHQRSHAGEKPYRCPTCGKSFGRHSHLLLHQRTHTGERPYKCPDCRKGFSDKSHFNTHQRIHTGERPHACPSCGKCFGDRSHYNKHQRIHTGEKPYQCPECGKHFRCRSDLVIHQRIHTGEKPYPCPDCGKGFSQNSHLISHQRIHTGERPYKCPECGRGFTQSPHLISHQRTHAGVKPHKCPDGKWVK encoded by the exons ATGGGCGGCATGGATGAATTCTTGCTCCAGTTCAGTGCATCATGGGATTGTGGAGGACTTACAGCTCAGGTCAGGACCAGAAAGGAGCTTGTCTGGATAGGCTACTCTGATTCTAGATGCAGTAACAACCCCAGACTCAGTGAACAAGACTCTCACTTGTTTCCTTGCCCCCAAGCAGGATTTCTGATTTCCAAGCCCAGCCTGATCTCCCGACTGGAGCAAGGGGAGGAGCTGTGGGTCCAGGCCTGGCAGAACTACAAGGAAAGGGAGATCCCAGGAGACTCCGGCTCAG GTGATGATCTGATGAGTGAGAGCGAGGAGGATCCCCAGCAAGAAGACTCTGAGCATGTAGCACTGCATGGAGAAGCACCAGGAAGGAACAAAGGGGCTGTTTTGCAGAGCCTGGAGCTCGGAGGAGACTGTGAGAGTCAGGCTAgggcaggaagacagcaggaAAACCAGCTGGAGAAAAGGAGTGAATCCCCTCACAAGAGCAGAGTCAAAACAATCAGAAAGACTCCTCCGAAAAGACTGCCCACTGGGGATAGAGCTGACACCGGCAGTGACCCATGGGGAAGCTTTCACTGTAGGGCCACGCTTCATCTTCACCCAAGCCCTGACATGGGGGAGAGGACCAACAAGTGCCtggactgtgggaagagcttcagcaaGGGCTCAGCTTTCAACCTTCACCAGAGAATCCACCTGGGGCAGAAACCCTACAAGTGCGGTGAATGCGGGATTGGCTTCACGCAGAGCCACCACTTCCTCTCCCACCAgcgtgtccacacaggggagaggcccTACACCTGCCCCGATTGTGGGAAGAACTTTGGCCAAAGCTCCCACCTGGCAAtccaccagcgcatccacacgggTGAGAAGCCATACGCCTGCCCCACCTGCGGAAAGCGCTTTGGCAACCGCTCACACTTCATCACCCACCAGCGTTCACACGCGGGGGAGAAGCCGTACCGATGCCCCacctgtgggaagagctttgggCGGCACTCCCACCTCCTCCTACACCAGCGCACACACACCGGGGAAAGGCCCTACAAGTGCCCAGACTGCAGGAAGGGCTTCAGCGACAAATCCCACTTCAATACACACCAACGTATCCACACAGGTGAGCGGCCCCATGCCTGCCCAAGCTGTGGCAAGTGCTTCGGTGACCGTTCGCACTACAacaagcaccagcgcatccacacaggtgAGAAGCCCTACCAGTGCCCTGAGTGCGGGAAGCACTTCCGCTGCCGCTCAGACCTGGTTATCCATCAAcgcatccacacgggggagaagccctaCCCATGCCCTGACTGCGGGAAGGGCTTCAGCCAGAACTCGCACCTGATTTcccaccagcgcatccacacggggGAGCGGCCCTACAAGTGTCCTGAGTGTGGGAGAGGCTTCACACAGAGCCCACACCTCATCTCACATCAGAGGACCCATGCAGGAGTGAAACCCCACAAGTGTCCTGATGGCAAGTGGGTGAAGTGA
- the LOC102562781 gene encoding zinc finger protein 45 isoform X3 encodes MEPVMFEMVAVYFIKEQWALLDPAQTALYKEVMLENYATVASLGFLISKPSLISRLEQGEELWVQAWQNYKEREIPGDSGSGDDLMSESEEDPQQEDSEHVALHGEAPGRNKGAVLQSLELGGDCESQARAGRQQENQLEKRSESPHKSRVKTIRKTPPKRLPTGDRADTGSDPWGSFHCRATLHLHPSPDMGERTNKCLDCGKSFSKGSAFNLHQRIHLGQKPYKCGECGIGFTQSHHFLSHQRVHTGERPYTCPDCGKNFGQSSHLAIHQRIHTGEKPYACPTCGKRFGNRSHFITHQRSHAGEKPYRCPTCGKSFGRHSHLLLHQRTHTGERPYKCPDCRKGFSDKSHFNTHQRIHTGERPHACPSCGKCFGDRSHYNKHQRIHTGEKPYQCPECGKHFRCRSDLVIHQRIHTGEKPYPCPDCGKGFSQNSHLISHQRIHTGERPYKCPECGRGFTQSPHLISHQRTHAGVKPHKCPDGKWVK; translated from the exons ATGGAGCCAGTCATGTTTGAAATGGTGGCTGTGTATTTCATCAAAGAGCAGTGGGCTCTGCTGGACCCTGCTCAGACAGCCCTCTACAAGGAGGTGATGTTGGAGAACTATGCAACGGTGGCCTCGCTGG GATTTCTGATTTCCAAGCCCAGCCTGATCTCCCGACTGGAGCAAGGGGAGGAGCTGTGGGTCCAGGCCTGGCAGAACTACAAGGAAAGGGAGATCCCAGGAGACTCCGGCTCAG GTGATGATCTGATGAGTGAGAGCGAGGAGGATCCCCAGCAAGAAGACTCTGAGCATGTAGCACTGCATGGAGAAGCACCAGGAAGGAACAAAGGGGCTGTTTTGCAGAGCCTGGAGCTCGGAGGAGACTGTGAGAGTCAGGCTAgggcaggaagacagcaggaAAACCAGCTGGAGAAAAGGAGTGAATCCCCTCACAAGAGCAGAGTCAAAACAATCAGAAAGACTCCTCCGAAAAGACTGCCCACTGGGGATAGAGCTGACACCGGCAGTGACCCATGGGGAAGCTTTCACTGTAGGGCCACGCTTCATCTTCACCCAAGCCCTGACATGGGGGAGAGGACCAACAAGTGCCtggactgtgggaagagcttcagcaaGGGCTCAGCTTTCAACCTTCACCAGAGAATCCACCTGGGGCAGAAACCCTACAAGTGCGGTGAATGCGGGATTGGCTTCACGCAGAGCCACCACTTCCTCTCCCACCAgcgtgtccacacaggggagaggcccTACACCTGCCCCGATTGTGGGAAGAACTTTGGCCAAAGCTCCCACCTGGCAAtccaccagcgcatccacacgggTGAGAAGCCATACGCCTGCCCCACCTGCGGAAAGCGCTTTGGCAACCGCTCACACTTCATCACCCACCAGCGTTCACACGCGGGGGAGAAGCCGTACCGATGCCCCacctgtgggaagagctttgggCGGCACTCCCACCTCCTCCTACACCAGCGCACACACACCGGGGAAAGGCCCTACAAGTGCCCAGACTGCAGGAAGGGCTTCAGCGACAAATCCCACTTCAATACACACCAACGTATCCACACAGGTGAGCGGCCCCATGCCTGCCCAAGCTGTGGCAAGTGCTTCGGTGACCGTTCGCACTACAacaagcaccagcgcatccacacaggtgAGAAGCCCTACCAGTGCCCTGAGTGCGGGAAGCACTTCCGCTGCCGCTCAGACCTGGTTATCCATCAAcgcatccacacgggggagaagccctaCCCATGCCCTGACTGCGGGAAGGGCTTCAGCCAGAACTCGCACCTGATTTcccaccagcgcatccacacggggGAGCGGCCCTACAAGTGTCCTGAGTGTGGGAGAGGCTTCACACAGAGCCCACACCTCATCTCACATCAGAGGACCCATGCAGGAGTGAAACCCCACAAGTGTCCTGATGGCAAGTGGGTGAAGTGA
- the LOC102562781 gene encoding zinc finger protein 45 isoform X2, whose protein sequence is MEPVMFEMVAVYFIKEQWALLDPAQTALYKEVMLENYATVASLAGFLISKPSLISRLEQGEELWVQAWQNYKEREIPGDSGSGDDLMSESEEDPQQEDSEHVALHGEAPGRNKGAVLQSLELGGDCESQARAGRQQENQLEKRSESPHKSRVKTIRKTPPKRLPTGDRADTGSDPWGSFHCRATLHLHPSPDMGERTNKCLDCGKSFSKGSAFNLHQRIHLGQKPYKCGECGIGFTQSHHFLSHQRVHTGERPYTCPDCGKNFGQSSHLAIHQRIHTGEKPYACPTCGKRFGNRSHFITHQRSHAGEKPYRCPTCGKSFGRHSHLLLHQRTHTGERPYKCPDCRKGFSDKSHFNTHQRIHTGERPHACPSCGKCFGDRSHYNKHQRIHTGEKPYQCPECGKHFRCRSDLVIHQRIHTGEKPYPCPDCGKGFSQNSHLISHQRIHTGERPYKCPECGRGFTQSPHLISHQRTHAGVKPHKCPDGKWVK, encoded by the exons ATGGAGCCAGTCATGTTTGAAATGGTGGCTGTGTATTTCATCAAAGAGCAGTGGGCTCTGCTGGACCCTGCTCAGACAGCCCTCTACAAGGAGGTGATGTTGGAGAACTATGCAACGGTGGCCTCGCTGG CAGGATTTCTGATTTCCAAGCCCAGCCTGATCTCCCGACTGGAGCAAGGGGAGGAGCTGTGGGTCCAGGCCTGGCAGAACTACAAGGAAAGGGAGATCCCAGGAGACTCCGGCTCAG GTGATGATCTGATGAGTGAGAGCGAGGAGGATCCCCAGCAAGAAGACTCTGAGCATGTAGCACTGCATGGAGAAGCACCAGGAAGGAACAAAGGGGCTGTTTTGCAGAGCCTGGAGCTCGGAGGAGACTGTGAGAGTCAGGCTAgggcaggaagacagcaggaAAACCAGCTGGAGAAAAGGAGTGAATCCCCTCACAAGAGCAGAGTCAAAACAATCAGAAAGACTCCTCCGAAAAGACTGCCCACTGGGGATAGAGCTGACACCGGCAGTGACCCATGGGGAAGCTTTCACTGTAGGGCCACGCTTCATCTTCACCCAAGCCCTGACATGGGGGAGAGGACCAACAAGTGCCtggactgtgggaagagcttcagcaaGGGCTCAGCTTTCAACCTTCACCAGAGAATCCACCTGGGGCAGAAACCCTACAAGTGCGGTGAATGCGGGATTGGCTTCACGCAGAGCCACCACTTCCTCTCCCACCAgcgtgtccacacaggggagaggcccTACACCTGCCCCGATTGTGGGAAGAACTTTGGCCAAAGCTCCCACCTGGCAAtccaccagcgcatccacacgggTGAGAAGCCATACGCCTGCCCCACCTGCGGAAAGCGCTTTGGCAACCGCTCACACTTCATCACCCACCAGCGTTCACACGCGGGGGAGAAGCCGTACCGATGCCCCacctgtgggaagagctttgggCGGCACTCCCACCTCCTCCTACACCAGCGCACACACACCGGGGAAAGGCCCTACAAGTGCCCAGACTGCAGGAAGGGCTTCAGCGACAAATCCCACTTCAATACACACCAACGTATCCACACAGGTGAGCGGCCCCATGCCTGCCCAAGCTGTGGCAAGTGCTTCGGTGACCGTTCGCACTACAacaagcaccagcgcatccacacaggtgAGAAGCCCTACCAGTGCCCTGAGTGCGGGAAGCACTTCCGCTGCCGCTCAGACCTGGTTATCCATCAAcgcatccacacgggggagaagccctaCCCATGCCCTGACTGCGGGAAGGGCTTCAGCCAGAACTCGCACCTGATTTcccaccagcgcatccacacggggGAGCGGCCCTACAAGTGTCCTGAGTGTGGGAGAGGCTTCACACAGAGCCCACACCTCATCTCACATCAGAGGACCCATGCAGGAGTGAAACCCCACAAGTGTCCTGATGGCAAGTGGGTGAAGTGA